The Desulfobotulus mexicanus genome contains the following window.
CTCACCTGCATTTTTGTGGATAACGGTCTTCTGCGTAAAGATGAGGCAAAAATTCTGGAAGAAGTTCTTAACAGAAACCTTAATATGAACATCCGCTTTGTAGATGCCAGAAAAAGCTTTCTCTCTTCCCTTTCAGGGGTCACGGACCCTGAAAAAAAACGAAAAATAATCGGTAATCTTTTCATAGAAATCTTTGATGCTGAAGCCGAGAAGATTGAAGGTGTTACCTTTCTCGGTCAGGGAACCCTGTATCCGGATGTCATTGAATCCAGATCCGCCTTTGGCGGTCCTTCAGCAGTGATTAAAAGCCATCATAATGTGGGCGGACTGCCTGAAACCATGAACCTGAAACTGCTGGAACCCCTGCAGTATCTTTTTAAAGATGAGGTCCGCATTCTGGGCAAAGAGCTTGGTCTCACCGATGAAATGGTCTGGCGTCAGCCCTTCCCCGGCCCGGGTCTTGGCATACGCATTCTGGGAGAAATTACCGAAGAACGTCTAAATATTCTGAAAGAGGCGGATGCCATTCTCCTTGAAGAAGTCAAGGCCGAGGGTATTTACAAGGATCTCTGGCAGAGCTTTGTGGTGCTTCTCCCCATCCGTACCGTGGGTGTCATGGGTGATCACCGCACCTATGAGTTCACCTGTGTCATCCGGGCTGTGAACAGCAAGGATGCCATGACCGCAGACTGGGCCAGACTGCCCCATGAGTTTCTGGCACGGGTTTCCAGCCGTATAATCAATGAGGTCAGAGGCATCAACCGTGTGACCTATGACATCAGCTCCAAGCCTCCGGCAACCATTGAGTGGGAATAATTATTTCTGCCGCCTGCCCCAATGGAAGCAGGCGATTCCAACATCTGATGCAAAAAGGATAAGATTCTGCCATGTCCCTGCGGGAAAATAATGATCATACAGCCTTTGAAACCGAACGCATGCAAAAGCGTATTGACGGACTCTCTTTCCGTATGACACTGGCTCTTCTCGTCACAGCAGGTGTTCTGGCAGGTATCTTCTTTACCCTGCACTCCAGAATACAGCAGGATATGAAAGCCATTCAGCTGCAGCAGGCAAGTGTTCTTTCCGATAGCAAACCCATGGAACAGAAAATATTTGAACTTTCTGCCCGCAGCGAAGACCTTTCAGATATTCTGAATAAACAGACACAGACCCTCAACAGACTCCAGCAGCTTATGGAGGAAACCCAGAAAAATTCTCAGGAACAGAAGCGAACCCTCAGCGGCCAGATCAAAGAATTTGACAGGAGGCTGGCATCCATGGAAAATCAGGAAAAACCCGATGCCAGCATTCTGAACACCCTCAATGAAAACATGACCAGGACCCGTAACAGCCTGCATGCTGAACAGGAAGAGCGGAAAAAACTGGCTTCTGAACTGGCTGCTCAGGTACGGGGAAATGCAAGGTTAAAACAGGTTCAGGAAAACCAGAAAAATGAACTGGCGCAACTTCTTAAAAGTACAAAGGAAATGGAGCAGGCCCAAAAAAGGGACAGCCAGCTCCTGCAAAATATTCAGAAAGAACAGCAGGCTCTGAAAAAGAATTTTGAAATACCCGCAGATATGGCTAGAAAATCAGATATTGATAATCTTGCCCGACGCAGCGAAAATGAACGGGCTTCCCTTGAAAACCGGATCAACAGAAAATTCCAGCAGCTGCAGGTGGCCCTTGATGCTGCCTTAAGGAGTGGAAGTCCCGCTGCTGATGGCAGCCGTACACCAGCAGCACCCATTGTTCAGCAGGAACTGCTGCCGGAATAAAATCCCTATGGCATTTTTTTTATGAATAAAAACCTTTTATGACCGGAGGCAAAGATGAATGACAATCATATTCTGGCTGCCCTCAACCATCCTGCAGTACAAAGGGTACTCTTTCATCCCAGAGCCGATCATACCCCTGCTCCCCTGCCCCCCGCCTCCCTTAAGGATATACATACACCCGAAGGCATACGGCTTTCCGGTGAATATCACAGTTGTGGCAAAACAGAAGCCCCTCTGCTGCTCTTTTTCCATGGCAACGGAGAAATTGCCTCGGAATACAGGGATCTGGCCCCATTTTTCACAGCTCTTGCATGGGATTTCCTTGTGATGGATTACAGGGGATACGGAAGATCCCAGGGAGAACCTACGGCCATAAACCTTCAGGAAGACGCCCTTTTTGTTTTTGACACGCTTCAAAAAGAAAAACCCGCAAGACCCATTGCCCTCATGGGCCGGTCTTTAGGCAGTGCCGCTGTTCTGTATATTGCCTCCCAAAGACCCGAATCCATCAGCGCTCTGATAATTGAATCAGGATTTGCCGATACCCAACCCCTTATCCGTCTGCTGGGGGCGGATATGAAGGCTTTGGGCATTCCGGAGGATGCGGATTTCGGCAACCTCAAGGGTATTCAGAGCTTTACCGGCCCCACCCTGATCATCCACGGGGAAAATGATCATGTAATACCCATCAGTCAGGCAGAAAAGCTGAAGAAAAATGCTGCAGGCCAGCCCCTGCAAATGCTTGTAATTCCCATTGCCGACCACAACTCACTTTTTTATTATGGACTCAAATCCTATTTCGCAGCTCTGGGAGAGCTACTGGAGAAGGTCTGAATGCCCGGATATAGAGCACACCTCGGTTTTGGTTTCACACTGGGACTCATCTGCCTTGCAGGACTTTTTTTCTGGGGTATGTACCGGCCACCCATAGAAACCATGGCCATTCTCCTGGGACTCTGCCTTGTGGGGTCCCTGACTCCTGATGTGGACACAGATTCCAAGGGCCAGAACCTCGTCTACAGCCTTCTGATTCTCTTTGATCTCTTTCTGATTTTTAAGGGAGAATATAAATGGGCCGCCATACTGGGTTTCTGTGCCATGCTGCCCGCCATTGGTCACCACAGAGGCTGGACCCACACCTGGTGGGCCATGCTGCTCATTCCCCTGCCCATTCTGGCTGCCCCGGTCTATCTTTTTCACCAGCCATGGCAACAGGTACTTCCCTATTATCTTGCCTTTGTGCTGGGTTTTTTCTCCCACCTTCTTCTGGATCGTCAATTTTTCTGATGAATAATTTGAATGCTTAAGGAATATCCATAAGCACAAGAACCACCTCAAGGCCTGAATCAATGGGTTCCTTCTGATAGGAACCCTTCCATCCTTCCTGCATATCCAGAACAATACGAACCCTGTCTTCGTGGGCAAAATGACGCACACTGGAAATATGCATGCTGTCAAGATCCATCCGCTGTTCTGATCTGTAAGGCGATTCCATATTATTTAAATCCAGCACAATACGTCTAGGATTTTCAAGGGTAAAGGTTTTTACATCATGAATTGCAGCCCCTGCGATAATAACAAGACGCCCGGACGAGTCATCAAACCTGATCTCTTTCAAGAGAGGTCTTTTTCTCACTTCCACATCTTTTTTACGGATCTCCTTTACTTCACCGGAGATACCAGAAAGAAGCTCCATTCCTTCCATGGCGTTAATATTCAGGTCCACAGGTATTTTTTCAGAAGAACTTACCTCCCCTTCAGTCTCAGCAGACCCCCCTGTCAAATAAGATGACTCCATATCATTTTTTCCATGACCTGACATTCCGGAAACTTCTGCAGAAAGCTGATGGTTATCCTTATTCTCTTCGTAGGCCATTAAGTATGGCAAGTCTTCTTTCCCTTCATGGACAAGGGCAAGGGATTCTTCTCCTGTAAAACTATCTCCGAACGACTGGTTTCTCGATTCAGGAACAGATACAAGATAACGACCTGAGTTTTTACTTACATCAGTCTCAAGAATAGCCACAGTACCGTTTGTGCTGCCCATGAGCTGCAGACCAAGAATGAGACTCCATATAAAAACAAGCAGTATACCAACACCTGCAAACCCCCATTTTACCATCTTAAATCCTCCTCAGCTCTATCCATGTATCCCTTACTTCCAACAGCCCTTGAATAAAAACGATCTCTGTTCACTGCAATACTTCCATGGAATTTTTATTCAGCCTACGGTATTCATTTGCCTGACTGTATCTGACAGAATAAAGTCGGCAAAGGAACAGTCTCATATTTTTTTTACCTGACATCTTTTTGTATTCACCTACGATAATGACAGCCTGAAAACCAGATTTATTTATGATTGCCAGCATACCACACAAGGATAAAGTACTGATTAAAAAGAAATTAAATCATAAAAAAAATACAGGCTTTGTTTTTTATTCATCATTCTGACTGGAAAACCATCAAGTCAGACCTGTATTTGACAAAAATGGGATCTTGGGACTATGCCATTTTTCCATGGCTGTTCTCAGGGCCGTAATACAATTTTATACCCATAACCCGAAAACAGGATTTTCCGGAATGCAGACAGCATCAGAGAGCAACCGGCCATGGCAGGTCTTTTTCCTTGTAGCCATAGGCGTTTTCATGTCCACCCTGGACAGCAGCATAGTGAATGTCGCCCTCCCTGCCATTCTCAAGGATTTCAATACCAGCCTTGCCATGACCGAATGGGTGGTCATGATCTATCTGCTTACCATCACCTGCTTTCTGCTGACCTTCGGCAGGCTGGGAGATATGCTGGGCCGCAAACGCATCTATGCCACAGGCCTCCTTGTCTTCACCCTTGCTTCCATGCTCTGCGCCATGGCCCCCAACGTTCAGATGCTCATAGGTGCACGCCTGCTGCAGGGGCTGGGTTCTGCCATGATCATGGCCTGCACGCCAGCCCTTCTGGTGGATGCCTTTCCAGACTCCCAGCGGGGCAGGGTACTGGGACTCAATGGTGCAGTTGTGGCCTGCGGTCTGACCGCCGGACCTGCCATCGGCGGATTTCTTCTTTCCCTTGGCTCCTGGCGGCTAATTTTTTATGTCAACATCCCCATAGGTCTTCTGGCAACTATCCTTGTCATGATGACACTCCGTGAATCCGGTCCTCAAAGCCGCATCAACGCCTTTGACT
Protein-coding sequences here:
- a CDS encoding alpha/beta hydrolase, producing the protein MNDNHILAALNHPAVQRVLFHPRADHTPAPLPPASLKDIHTPEGIRLSGEYHSCGKTEAPLLLFFHGNGEIASEYRDLAPFFTALAWDFLVMDYRGYGRSQGEPTAINLQEDALFVFDTLQKEKPARPIALMGRSLGSAAVLYIASQRPESISALIIESGFADTQPLIRLLGADMKALGIPEDADFGNLKGIQSFTGPTLIIHGENDHVIPISQAEKLKKNAAGQPLQMLVIPIADHNSLFYYGLKSYFAALGELLEKV
- a CDS encoding metal-dependent hydrolase, which gives rise to MPGYRAHLGFGFTLGLICLAGLFFWGMYRPPIETMAILLGLCLVGSLTPDVDTDSKGQNLVYSLLILFDLFLIFKGEYKWAAILGFCAMLPAIGHHRGWTHTWWAMLLIPLPILAAPVYLFHQPWQQVLPYYLAFVLGFFSHLLLDRQFF
- the guaA gene encoding glutamine-hydrolyzing GMP synthase — encoded protein: MILIIDFGSQFNQLIARRVREHSVYCVIEPPSVSMENIKSLKPQGIILSGGPASIYDEDSPRVNPAVFELGIPVLGICYGMQFMVDTFGGSVKKSEKREYGFATLNIRSRDDLFAGLEDTTCWMSHGDSINTLPEGFTSTADTANTPVAACHYPEKKFYGVQFHPEVEHTKEGRKIIDNFLSICECSRNWTMASFAKETIEDIKRTVGEHKVVLGLSGGVDSSVAAVLIHKAIGDQLTCIFVDNGLLRKDEAKILEEVLNRNLNMNIRFVDARKSFLSSLSGVTDPEKKRKIIGNLFIEIFDAEAEKIEGVTFLGQGTLYPDVIESRSAFGGPSAVIKSHHNVGGLPETMNLKLLEPLQYLFKDEVRILGKELGLTDEMVWRQPFPGPGLGIRILGEITEERLNILKEADAILLEEVKAEGIYKDLWQSFVVLLPIRTVGVMGDHRTYEFTCVIRAVNSKDAMTADWARLPHEFLARVSSRIINEVRGINRVTYDISSKPPATIEWE
- a CDS encoding AMIN domain-containing protein codes for the protein MVKWGFAGVGILLVFIWSLILGLQLMGSTNGTVAILETDVSKNSGRYLVSVPESRNQSFGDSFTGEESLALVHEGKEDLPYLMAYEENKDNHQLSAEVSGMSGHGKNDMESSYLTGGSAETEGEVSSSEKIPVDLNINAMEGMELLSGISGEVKEIRKKDVEVRKRPLLKEIRFDDSSGRLVIIAGAAIHDVKTFTLENPRRIVLDLNNMESPYRSEQRMDLDSMHISSVRHFAHEDRVRIVLDMQEGWKGSYQKEPIDSGLEVVLVLMDIP